The Zingiber officinale cultivar Zhangliang chromosome 10A, Zo_v1.1, whole genome shotgun sequence genome contains a region encoding:
- the LOC122027154 gene encoding probable glutathione S-transferase parC, whose protein sequence is MAEAVVLLDVWVSPFGQRCRIALAEKGVAYEYKEEDLANKSPLLLQANPVHKKIPVLIHDGKPVCESLVIVQYIDEVWSDGAPILPADPYARAQARFWGDFVDKKIYDCGIRLWKLKGEAHQEAKKEFIEILKVLEAELGDRKYFGGDAFGYVDIALVPFFAWFYTYETCGGFSVEAEAPKLVAWGKRCMERESVSQTLYDPLKVYEFVCSLKKKYGIE, encoded by the exons ATGGCGGAGGCGGTGGTGTTACTGGATGTGTGGGTGAGTCCTTTCGGGCAGCGTTGCCGGATCGCGCTGGCGGAGAAGGGGGTGGCGTACGAGTACAAGGAGGAGGACTTGGCCAACAAGAGCCCGCTGCTGCTGCAAGCCAACCCCGTCCACAAGAAGATCCCCGTCCTCATCCACGACGGCAAGCCGGTGTGCGAGTCCCTCGTCATCGTGCAGTACATCGACGAGGTGTGGTCCGATGGCGCACCGATTCTGCCGGCGGACCCCTACGCCCGCGCCCAGGCGCGCTTCTGGGGCGACTTCGTTGACAAAAAG ATCTACGACTGCGGAATCAGACTGTGGAAGCTGAAGGGAGAGGCCCATCAGGAGGCCAAGAAAGAGTTCATCGAGATCCTGAAGGTCCTGGAGGCTGAACTGGGCGACAGGAAGTACTTCGGCGGCGACGCTTTCGGCTACGTCGACATTGCGCTGGTCCCCTTCTTCGCCTGGTTCTACACATACGAGACTTGCGGTGGTTTCAGCGTCGAGGCGGAGGCGCCGAAGTTGGTTGCGTGGGGCAAGCGGTGCATGGAGAGGGAGAGTGTTTCCCAGACGCTCTACGACCCGCTCAAGGTCTACGAGTTCGTATGCTCCTTGAAGAAGAAGTACGGAATCGAGTAG